Within the Chrysiogenia bacterium genome, the region GACGAAGGTGACGATGGGGAGCTGGAAACGCCCCGCCATTTCCATCAGGCGCTGGGCCTTGCGGTATCCCTCGGGCCGGGCCATGCCGAAGTTGCGGTGCGCGCGCTGCTCTGCGGTGCGCCCTTTCTGCTGGCCGAGTACGACGACGGCGCGGCCGCCAAGGCGCCCCAGCCCGCCAATGATGGCCGGGTCCTCACCGAAGAGCCGGTCGCCGTGGAGCGGCTCGAACTCGGTGATGAGGCGCTCGATAAAATCGAGGGTGTAGGGGCGCTCGGGATGGCGCGCGAGCTGCACCCGCTCCCACGGGGAGAGCCCGTCGTTGATCTTCTGCAGAAGGGCGTCGCGCTCTGTAAGCGCGGCGTCATGCTCGGCCGAGCCCGGCTTAAGTGCCACGAGTTTTTCGTCCAGCGGACGAACCTCGATCTCGAATGCCAGATACTTTCGCGTGGGTGCTTCGTTCATTGAGTCTTTCTCTCTGGTCGGCGCACTCTCATGCGCCGTCCCCCTCCCAGATCCGCCGGGCCGCTTCGATGAAGGCAGCCGGTCCCTGCGTCGCATCGAGCCACGTGACGCTCTGATCGCCGCGCCACCAGGTGAGCTGGCGCTTGGCGTAGCGGCGTGTGTCGCGCGCGAGCGTTTCAAGCAACTGCGCTGCATCGAGCTCGCCGCGAAGGTGGGCGAGCACGTGCCGGTAACCGATGCTCGAGAGCGCCCGGCCCTCAGCCTTGTAGCCCATGGCCAGCAGGCGCTCAACTTCGCCGATGATCCCCTGCGCAATCATCTTCGCACTTCGCGCGTCGATGCGCTCGTAGAGCGTCTCGCGCGGGACGTCGAGCCCCAGGCAGCGCACGTCCAGGCGCGGGGCGGCAAAACCATGTTCGGCCTGCCAGTCGCTGAGCGCCCGACCCGTCTGCTCGAAGACTTCAAGCGCCCGGGTGATGCGCTGGCGGTCGTTGATCTCCAGCCGGGCCGCCGCCTGCGGGTCTACTTCACTCAGCGCAGCGTGGATCTCTTCGGGACTGGCGCCCTCAAAGCGTTCGGCAATTTGCGCGCGAATCTCCGGCTCCGTGGGCGGCGCCCCGGCCAGCCCGTAGACCAGCGCCCGCAGATAGAGTCCTGTGCCGCCCACGAGGATGATCCGCTCGCCCTTTTCGAGCAGCCCCTCGATCAGCTCACCCGCGGCCCGGGCGTAATCGCCGGCTGTGGGTTCAAACTCCGGCGTGCCGTATTCATAGAGGTGATGCGGCGCGCGCGCGCGTTCGTCGGCACTCGGCTTTGCCGAGCCGATCTCCAGGTGCGCGTAGAGCTGCACCGAGTCGTAGTTGATGATGTGGGCCCCGAAGCGCTCGGCAAGAGCGAGCGAGATGTCGGTCTTCCCGCTGGCCGTGGGACCGACAAGAGTAATCAGCGCGGGGCCCCGATGTTCGGTCGGGGCGTTCATGGGCTGGAGTGTAGGGCCCGTCCACGTCCACGTCCACGTCCACGTCCACGTCCACGAAAGACGACCACGTAAACGAGAAGAAGACGCGAATGCGTCCGTGGACGTGGACGTGGACGTGGACGTGGACGAAAAAACAGCAGTTGCGTCTCAGCGCAAGCTCACAACGTCCGCTTGAACAGGTGCTCGATCTCGGCGCGGGTGAATTCCTTGACCACCGGGCGACCGTGGGGGCAGTGGGCGGCGAAGTCGATCTCGTCCATCTGACGGAGCAGGCTGCGGGCCTGGTCTTCGCTGAGTGCCGTGGGACCGCGAATGGCGCCGTGGCAGGCCATTCTCGCGCACAGGTCCTCGATGGCCTGGTCGCCGGCGCGGCTTCTGCCGTATTCGATCATTTCGGCGGCGGCGTCTTCCAGGAGGGCCTTGACCGGACGGTGCGCCAGCGGGCCGGGCACCGCGCGCACCAGCACGGTGCCGGTGCCGTAGTCTTCGAGCTCGAATCCGATGCGCTCGAGATCGTCCTTGGCTTCGAGCAACGCGGCCGCCTCGGAGGCGCCCAGCTCGACAGGCTCCGGCACCAGCAGCATCTGCGCACCCTTGCCGCCGCTTCCCAGCGCGGCGCCGCGCAGGCGCTCATAGGCGATACGCTCGTGGGCGGCGTGCTGGTCGATGAGGTAGAGGGCTCCCTCGCTCTGGCAGAGCAGGAACTCGTTGTGAAACTGGCCGACGATGTCGAGGTTCGTAAAGAAGCCGGGCCGGGCCTCTGGCTCGGCGCCCGCTTGCGGCCACTCCTGCGCGAGCGCAGCACCGCCGGCCTGTTCATAGGATACCGGCACCGGGCGCGGGCCGCCGCCGCTCATGTAGCGCTCGAAGGTCGAGGAGCTGCGGCGATTGTACTGATAGCCGCCCTGGGTTTCTTCGATGCGGTGCTGGCGAGCAGCAATCTCCTCGCCCGTCTCGGTGTCGTATTCCACGGGGCGCATCGAGCGCTGGGGCGCCCACGGCGCGTCTTCGAGCACGGTGGAAATTGCCTTGTAGAGCGAGCCGTAGAGCGCGCTGGCCGCGCGAAAACGGACCTCGGTTTTGGTCGGGTGAATGTTTACGTCGACCGCTTCGGGATTGATCCGAAGATTGAGAATCACGGTCGGGTATTTTCGCTCGACGATGACCTCGCGGTAGGCATTCTGCACCGCATGCGCCAGGGAGCGGTCGCGAATGGGGCGACCCTCGACGAACAGATAAATGCTGCGCGTCGTGCCGCCGAGCAGGTTTGGTGAGCCCACCAGTCCCTCCCAGCGCACTTCGTCGCCGGCGGCCTCTCCTTCCCAGAGCAGCGGAAAGAGCTCCCCGCGCGCCTTCTTTCCCAGCAGCGCCACGACGCGCTCGGAAGCTTCATTGGTTGCCGGCGCTTCGAGCACGCTCTGTCCATTGTGTCGGACGAAAAAACCTACATTGGGGCGAACCAGTGCGAGCTTGGTGAGCAGGTCCAGGCAGTGGGAAAGCTCCGTGGCGTCGGTCTTTAGAAACTTGC harbors:
- the mutL gene encoding DNA mismatch repair endonuclease MutL, whose translation is MPIRRLPESLVNQIAAGEVVERPAAALKELVENSLDAGATRIEVELERGGKELLVISDNGCGIPKEEIPVALERHATSKITEQADLHRISTLGFRGEALPSIASISKFRLRSRTAEDEHAWEVRIEGGAMGEFEPISAPEGTRIEVASLFFNTPVRRKFLKTDATELSHCLDLLTKLALVRPNVGFFVRHNGQSVLEAPATNEASERVVALLGKKARGELFPLLWEGEAAGDEVRWEGLVGSPNLLGGTTRSIYLFVEGRPIRDRSLAHAVQNAYREVIVERKYPTVILNLRINPEAVDVNIHPTKTEVRFRAASALYGSLYKAISTVLEDAPWAPQRSMRPVEYDTETGEEIAARQHRIEETQGGYQYNRRSSSTFERYMSGGGPRPVPVSYEQAGGAALAQEWPQAGAEPEARPGFFTNLDIVGQFHNEFLLCQSEGALYLIDQHAAHERIAYERLRGAALGSGGKGAQMLLVPEPVELGASEAAALLEAKDDLERIGFELEDYGTGTVLVRAVPGPLAHRPVKALLEDAAAEMIEYGRSRAGDQAIEDLCARMACHGAIRGPTALSEDQARSLLRQMDEIDFAAHCPHGRPVVKEFTRAEIEHLFKRTL
- the miaA gene encoding tRNA (adenosine(37)-N6)-dimethylallyltransferase MiaA, which produces MNAPTEHRGPALITLVGPTASGKTDISLALAERFGAHIINYDSVQLYAHLEIGSAKPSADERARAPHHLYEYGTPEFEPTAGDYARAAGELIEGLLEKGERIILVGGTGLYLRALVYGLAGAPPTEPEIRAQIAERFEGASPEEIHAALSEVDPQAAARLEINDRQRITRALEVFEQTGRALSDWQAEHGFAAPRLDVRCLGLDVPRETLYERIDARSAKMIAQGIIGEVERLLAMGYKAEGRALSSIGYRHVLAHLRGELDAAQLLETLARDTRRYAKRQLTWWRGDQSVTWLDATQGPAAFIEAARRIWEGDGA